The genomic DNA TTACCAAATATACAAATCGAAAAATAAAAAATCTCATAAAATATAGTTTTGATATCATAATCGTGCAAGTCTTTGTAATTGTTCTTTTGAATATATAAAAATGCAAAAGAAAAAGGCTTACGCCCTTTACCAAAAAACTATGCGGAGTGTCTCTCTCTACGCCATGCGATTGCAATGTTGTTCAGTCACACATTCTACAATACCGTACCAGTCGGAGCGACCGCTGGCATATTGCAGCTTTACGAGATGTGGTCAGGCATGACAGCCTACAAATTCCACAGGAGCATTCGGTATATTTTGATTATTAATAGTATCAACATATACCGCCTTCTGCTACTCTCACGCGTTTCTTGTCTTATAGATTATTTCTAATCCCTTCACGGCGAAGGACTTCTTTGGATGTTTCCGCCAGTGTGAAATGCCAATCCCTTAGCAAATCTCTTCACGGAGAGGCTAAGTCTTATCAACTTAGCTTTCTATTGTCGTCCCGACAAGTTCGCTACCTTACATTTGGTCACACTTTGCACACGTTCTTTGTGTTCCAATGCTTTTACACTGGCTTTCTTCTTGTCACCAAGAATACTCACTTGATACGCAACAGTATCCCATTACGACATCAACAACGACTTATTCCCAAACGTTCCTTGACGAGTTGCTTAAACTCTTATACACAAGGTTCTGCATTAGTTTTTTGACAAAAAGAATAAACCTTTTAACATTTTTAAAATGATCATTATTTCATATATTTAACTGACATCAACGATATCATTCTTGCTCAACTTTATCATGAGTTCAAAAAATTTTCGTTCCTTAAATTAAAAAAAACGAAAAAAAGTGGAACAGTCATCAGATATTTTCTGATGATTGTCCCACACTCTTTATTTGATTGAACTCATCAGCAGTTCTTATTGACAAAGAGCCATAGTTATTACCCCACTGGCTCTTCCACTTAGAGTCTCTGGTATCATTATGTGGTTTTTACTGTCATACTAATAAAAAGAAATAGTTATCAAGTACAGTTTCTTCAATTAAAATCACATATTATAAGTGTTTTCGGTGTATATTTCGGTGTAAAAAATGGAGCATATAGGAAGCGAAATTAAAGTTCATTATTGCTTTAAACGAAAATAAATCACCATTAAGAAATTAGACATTATTATTAACTAAATCCAAAACATATTTTACTGGAATAACTTGGTTTAGAACTATTTCATCCTTAGTAAATCCTTTTGCAGCAATTCCGATAACTTTATTAGATTTATCAATTATTGGCCACCGCAATTTCCACTATGGATTTTAGCAAGTATTAATTCAAATGCTGTTAATCTTTTCCCCTCTCTTTTACCATCAACTTTTACTTCTTCTCCTCGAATTGTATTTCCAAGTCTATATTCAGGAAATCCAAGTAATTTGATTCCATCATTCTTAGAATATCTTTCACTATAATGAAAACCAATTTCTGGGTTTTCTTCAGGTATTAGGATTGCTACATCCATATCATAATTCCAATCTTTGCTTTCAAAATATCACTATATTTTCTCTGTAAAGTAATATAGTATCTTTTTCAAAAAGCAAATTATCAATTCCATAGGCAGTTATTTCATTTTTCATATTTTGTATTTCAAAACCATTTTCGTTTATTATTTGCTCAAGAGCAGTAGCAATTTCCACAAGATCGGAGCTCTTTTTAGCAATTTGGTGAGGAATTTTCAAATAGTGATATGAAATTGAAATATCGTAAGCATATCGAGTATAAACACATTTATATTTTCGGCAAAAACGATTTATTTGTTGATCCATTTTATGACAAATTATGTTTGAAATAATCGGTGACACTGGACTTCCTTGAGGTAACTCCCCATTAGGATGGCAGCAAATACTTGCTAATGTAGTGGCATCATTAGTATTAAATTTAAAATAGGTTTAAACATCGCGCGAACTCGTGCAAAATTAATACTTGGAAAGAAATTTTTTAAATCGATAGATAACACTGATTTCTGATTTAAGTGAAACTCGGCACCCATAACTAGATTACGTTTTTTAACAAATCCCATAGCCATGGGATACACGCGATAAGTCTCGTTGAGAATATCAGCCAGTATCCGTTGAATCCTTTTTAGAACTGGTTTAGGAGAGTAATTTATTCGGGTCGTACCATCCTTTTTCGGAATCTCAAACTGTTCATATTGATTTGGCATTTGGTTTATGAATAAATCCCATAGAGATACTTCTGGAATACTGAACAAATTGGCGATACTCTCGAAACCATTTAAACTTTAAATTTTTTTACTTTGCTATTTTCAGTCATAATAAACCTCAATCAATATATGTGTGCCAAACTCTACCTGTCTTATCTCTTCTGCCAACGGCCTCTTTCTACTTGGAGCTGCTCAACAATACTTCTTTATTGTGAAGTCATAAATATAAACATAACAAAAGTTACTACCTAGGCGATTGCACCTAGAAAATTTCAGTTTGGCACACACATAATTTTATATCAGCTGTTATATAATGTGAATCCTTTTTCTGTTTATGTTTAAAATGTCCACTATAAAACTATCAAATTAACTTGTCGCCATCAAATACACTATCTTCTCCAAACAATTCTATTGCCTTGCTAATAATATCACTGTTCTGAGTTGGCATAAAAACAACTAAGTTCCTTTTTGCTCTTGTGCAGCAAACATAAAACAATTTTGCACTTCTTTGCTTTACAGATTCATTTGTACTACCGGCATTAAAGAGTGTACGAAAATCATACTTATTCCATTTTCCATTATCTAAAACAACCAGAACATTATCGTATTCACTCCCTTTAACACTATGCTGTGTTCCAAAAGGTAAAAATTCCTTTTGGTACATAATTGAGTTTGTATACTCTTCAAATGGTAAATTTTTAATTCGATTCCACTGATAATGTCCTTTTCCATTAATAAAATTATTGAATATCTCATCTCTGATGGGCAAAAAATCATCTGCTGTTAGAATTACATCACCAATTGTCCTTTTTGCAGACTCAGATAATTCATTCATTTTCTTATTTAAAAGTACTTTTTGATCATGTTTTTCAATACTAATTTTTGCTGTTCTCAAAAATGAATTATACTTTTTAGCATGATATAACTCCAATAATTCATAAACTATATCAAGTTTTCTTAGTATAATATCTCTTTTGGATCCGACTTCAAACTGTCCTGTTAATCCATTATATTTGTACGAAAGCAAAGAATCTTTGTCAATATAAATTTCAACTACTTGTTCCCATGAACGTGATGCTAATGAAGAATAAAGGTTGCTATATACTTTATGCATTCTAATTACTTCTAATAGTAAAACACCTCTCCCTTTTGGAATCTGTGCTTCACTAGCTATCATTTCAAAAGTTTTGAAATCTGGATCAATATTTCCATTATTTACTTTCTTATTAATTTTAGTTATTAACTCAAAAATCAGATCAGAATCGTAAAGTTCATACAGATTCTGAAATCCCGCTTTTTCAGCATTTAATTTGTGAGTTAGCCATAATTCCTTTACAGTTTTACCATCTTTAAAATCCCAATTCGAAAAGAAAGTATTATGCCTCATTTCCTCAAGTGTATCTAGTGTTTCTCCAAAAACAAATTTCGTAGTACCTTCTATTACCCTCCCGAATTTCATATTGGGAGCACTAATATCATTAGACGGTACCTGTTCAATCTCATCTGTTCTCAACTTATTGGTTAAAGTAATAACAGTTTGTGGATTTCTTCTATTTTGAACTTTAGAAATTCTTCTCACCGATTCATCCTCAATTGAACCAACACCAGTATCATAGATTGCTTGCATGGAATCCCCAAAAAAACCAACTACAAAATCTTTTTTACTATTTTTTCTTACATGAGTTAATAAAATCTCTTTTATCAGGGGGCTTGTATCTTGATACTCATCAACAAAAATGTAATTAAAGCTATCTTTCAATATGTCGGATAACTTTCGATATTTTTTAAACATTCTTTCTGCTAGAACAAGAATATGATCATGACTTATTTTGCTCTCTTTATCGGAATTTAAATTATAATACTCGTCATAAATAATTTTGTTTCTTTTAAAGTAATTAACGTCAATCTCATCAGATTCATCAAACTCTCGAGGTTTTTTAAACATTTTTCTTTCATCACTCGAATCATTTATAAGCTCCACTAAAGTTTCTTTTATTTCTTTTTGAAACCGACAAATCATATTCCAAATAAATTCATGGATTGTTGATACCCACAATTTATCATTAGTGATTCTTGAGCGAATCTCACCAACAGCATTATTCGTATAGGTAATACACGCCATAGACTTTTGAGGATAGATTAATCCAATCTGTTCAATTAGTGAAATTAATGAGTATGTTTTACCACTGCCTGCACCTCCAGTTAAAATAAAATTCTCTTTATTTTCAATACAATTCAAAGCTGATTCAACTTCAACTTCTAACGATTTTTCAACCATATCAGCCCCTCCTTAATGTATTCGGGAACTTTCCACTCTATCTCATCTGTAACTCCATCAAAATAAAGAATCTCTGTGGCAAATGCTGATTTTTTATTTATACAATCCTTAGCAATAAGGTAATAGTCTTGATTTCCATTATTAATTTTCGTACAATTTTTTAAACCTTGCTCAAAGTTAACCTTGTTGGCAATAACAAAATCTAGATTAGTGCAAATAAATGCATCTTCAAAACTATTAGCCTGATAGTCATTCTCGCAAGTCTGGTATACAACGCAGTATTGATTATTAAAAATTTTTTTGGAGAGATCATTTGATCTGAGGTTATTAAACTGTTCAGGATCATCATCTAAGTTAAAAAAATCTTTTAGTGAAGCATTGGTCGTATGTGTAGCATCACAAGGTGAACAACCTTCCAATCTATTGTTTTTATTCTTTTTGGCAGCATCTATATCAGTAATAATTAGTACCGTTATGCCGAGAAAATCTATTAGGTGTTTAAATTTATGTGCGTAAGCCCCTGCCTCAATTATTGAGATATTTTGTGACGAAAGTGGGAGATAGTTATTCTCAACCCCTTCATCATCCTCCTTTGCCCCATTTTCATGTATCACTTCATCAATTTTTTTCATCATAAAAGGTAATAAAATTCTTTCTGTATCACCTTCAATGAAGATCGCTTTATCCGCGAAGAATAATTCAGACCGACTTAATGTAAGATATTGTTTCACGAATTTAAAAGCTTGTGTATCTCCTTCGTATTTTTTTTTCAAAATTTCGAAATTTTTTGACTCAATCCCATTAGAACCAAGCTTCAAATATCGAATATCGTCGAAATCACACTCAGAAACAATATGCGAAGAATGTGTACTCAAAACTGTTTGCAAAACTAATTTTATTTTCTTGTCTTCCATGCATCTTGTTTTAATTAGTTTTTTTATGTTCTTTATAAAAATGTATTGAAGTTGGGGATGAGTATGCGCCTCAGGTTCTTCAATGAATAATATATTGATATCCGAAACGCCGTTATCCTCATTCCCTAATTCAGATATTATTGTTTCTATTTCAAAAATCATACCAATTAGATTCAAATATCCCAATCCATTATAACTTTCCGGCAGATGTTTACCTGAATGTTCATAGTACAGCGTTGTATTTTCTTTTAAGAGCTCCTTATCTCCAATCGAAGATTGTATAGTAATTTTTGTTTCTTTGGATTGCCCACCGAAATCATTAACACTTTTTATGATGTCCGAGAAAATCCCTTGTTTGCTGTTATCTCCGTTATAAACTCTATTAAGTTGATCATCCATTTCCATAATTACTTCTTGAAATTCATCTACAACTAAAGTATCTGGATCATTCTTTAATTTGTAATATTTTGCTGATAAATTTGATAAAGAATGATCGTTAGCCTTGTTTGTAGCATCTCTATTAGCTTTAATATGCTTAAATTTAATAAGTTTATTTATTTCATTCATTCTAATTTCCTCAGATATCTCATCTGTAAGTTCTTTGGTTGAGCAATTATATCCTCTCGAATATCTTTGCATAGTGAAGTATTCCGAAGAATGCTTTTTCATAAACTTAGTAAATTTTATTTGATCATTTTCAGTGTTTGATATATTGATCATCTCTAAATCATTTTGTAGTTGTTGAATCTTATCTTCCTTACAAGAATAGTAAAACTCTAATACAACATAATTATTATCTTCTTCCAGATCCATCATAAAATTTTTAATATTCAGAAATGAGTCTTTCTCATTATAATTTATAAAGATAGTCATCTTTATCCCACCAAAATCTTGGATTCCATCTTCTCTTTTCACGTACTTGAAAATTTTTTGCCTAAAAGATTCTTGAAATTCTAAATTGAAGTCTTCCCATTTGAAAACACTATTATTGCAATTGAGTAAATTATCCATGATTGTCAATACAGAAGTCTTACCACAATTGTTTTTACCTACTACTAATGAAAGACCTTCTTTCAAATCAATTTCAAAATCCTTAAGTAATCTGAAGTTTTCCACCCTAACTTTTTCAATAATCATTTTTTTGCTCCTTAACTTTTTAGTTTAAATGCCTAAATTTAAGTCGTTGATTCCTTCCTTTTTTCGTATTCCCCAAAATTTTACCATCTCAGTTAATTCTTCTTTACCTCCATTTATCTCATATTTCATTTTTACTTCAGTAACAGCAATCTTTATCTCTTCAAAAACTCTAGTTATTTTATCCATCCTGTCTTTTTGCCTAGGAGCAAGTATGGACGTTTCAAAATATCTTTCATTTCTACCAACAAGAAAACTTGCTTCTCTGGTCGTTATACCATTCGAATATAGGTAGTTGCTGATTTCCTTTTGCAAAAATGACCTGTTTATGTACCTAAAATCATGGTTAATCAATTCTAGATGATTTTTCCTATTGTGTTTCCAAAAGTTTTCCACATATTTCTCTATCTTAGGAATATCTAAATTTGTCATTTATAATAAGTACTTTCCCGGACGCATTAATGCATCAGCAAATTTCTTTTTAGCGGAACTTTTCTTACTTCAGCAGAACGAACTACTGAAGCCGAAACATTAAAAAGTACAGAAAGTTCATTATTCTTAATCTTGTATAACTTCTTTATTACTTTTATTGGATTAAGCTCAACTTTCTCACCAGATTCATCGATATCAATAAGTTGTATAGTTTCTTCGATACTCAAACCTTCTTTGTACATATCTAGGATATACCCAGGTATTCTATCATTTATTTTAAAAAAGCAATTGTAGCTTATTGTCCATTTCTCACAAAAGTAAGATTTATCAGATAATATCTTGTCATATTCATTTCCTGAACAAACACTATCAAAATTGAACTTACAATTCCAACAAGTTTTATTAATTCTCATTTAACTGACCTTCTTTCAAAATAGAACAAATCCAAGTTCATTTTATCACAAGTATTATTAGTAATTACTATTCTAATAATTTTTCAATACATAAATATCTGAGTCATTTATGTGTTCTTTAAATAATCGGTTCTATAATAAAGTGGACTGATGAATCAACGATGATTCGTCAGCCCACTTTTTCTTTTTGGATATTAAAAAACATATCGTTCTCTAGTCTGATTAAATCACCACAAAATAAACAACTGAGAGGACGATATGCTCTATGGAAAATTCTATCAAAAAAATGCTCCGATTAACAGATAAATATTTAACCATTCAAGGTGTTTCTTATGAAATGTTCCATCAAACCAATACTTTAGTCATTAAGGCGGAACTAGCCCCACCACTTTCTGCTTGTTTGACTTGTGGTTCTACCGCGAGAGATTCGGAGGGGAAAATGGTCATTGTCAAAAATGGCAAGAAAATGACCTGTATTCGTTTCGATCAATTCAACCATTTACCGATGATCATGCGACTGAAGAAACAACGTTATCACTGTAGAATGGTCAATGAATTTCGTTCCCATGTGTCCGCAGAAGACAAGATGAGTTTTATTTGTGCCGATGGCGAAACTGGGCAATTAGTTAATATCTTACCCACTCGAAAATTGTCTAGGTTGACCACTTAATTCCAGACATGTGTGAACCCCTCTGACGTCAACTATCTAGTCACCGATATGAATGCGGCGTATTTTCAACTAACAAAAAAAGTATTTCCTCATGCCAAAATGGTCATTGTTCATTTTCATGTGGTCAAACACATGAATCAAGCGTTCCAAGATTTTCGTGTCCGTGAAATGAAACGCCTGATGGCCTTGGGCAATCAGACAATGCAAGAAAGTTAAAAAGCCATTGGCGCTTACTCACCAAAAATCGGAAGAATATCAACCACACAGAATATAAAACTTGGCGTAGCTTTCGTGCCCCAAAGTATCCTTATCTGACAGAAGCCATGGTGCTTGATCGCTTATTAGGTGCTTCTACAGCCTTAAAAGCCGTTTATAACATTTTCCATGATCTAGCGGATACTTTTCGTGACAAAGAGCACGAGTCTTTTTTCACTCTCTTGTATCAGTTACCAGAAACATTAGATGAAGAATTTCGGCTAAAACTACAAAATCTTCTAAACTATGAAGAAGGCATCCGTCATTCCTTGATCTATCCTTACTCTAATGGAAAAATCGAAGCAAAGAACACCCATATCAAAACACTCAAACGAGTGTCTTATGGCTTTAAATCATTTGAGAACATGCGCATCCGAATCTTTTTGACGAATCAAGTTATTCACGTAAAATAACGAAGAAAATCCCGAAAAGAAGTGTTCACTTCCTCTTCCGGATTTCACTTGATTGAACTCATAAGTCCTTATTGACAAAGAGCCAAAATAAAAAAGCCAGAAGCACCTTAAAATAGGCATTTCCAGCTTAAGCAATTCACTTACCCCACAGACCCTTCCATCTCATAACTAATCAACCGGTTCAACTCTACCGCATATTCCATCGGTAGTTCTTTTGTGAATGGTTCGACGAAGCCCATGACGATCATTTCTGTGGCTTCGGATTCGGTCAAGCCGCGGCTCATGAGGTAGTAGAGTTGTTCTTCTGAGATTTTGGAGACTTTTGCTTCGTGTTCCAACGAGACTTGGCTGTTGTGGATCTCGTTGAATGGGATGGTATCAGATTTGGACCATTCGTCCATGATGATGGTATCACATTCGATATGAGAGATCGAGCCGGCACTGTCTTTTCCAAAGGTGACTTGGCCTCGGTAGTTTACTTCGCCGCCGTCTTTTGAAATTGATTTCGAGACGATCGAGCTTGAAGTGTTTGGTGCGTTGTGGATCATTTTTGCGCCTGTGTCTTGGATTTGGTTGGCTCCGGCAAATGCAATGGATAGCATGGTGCCTCGTGCGCCTCGTCCGTCTAAGTAGACACTTGGGTATTTCATGGTTGTTTTGGCTCCTAAGTTGCCGTCGATCCATTCAACGGTTGCGCCTTCGTAGGCTTTTGCTCGTTTGGTTACAAGGTTATAGACATTGTCTGACCAGTTTTGGATCGTTGTATAGCGGCAGTAGCCGTCTTTGCGGGTAAAGATTTCCACGATAGCTGCGTGTAGACTGTTGGTTGAATAGGTTGGTGCAGTACAGCCTTCGACATAGTGGATGCTGGCGCCTTCGTCCACGATGATCAACGTACGTTCGAATTGGCCGGTGTTTTCGGCGTTGATTCGGAAGTAGGTTTGTAATGGGACATCGACTTTGACGCCTTTTGGTACATAGATAAACGTACCTCCAGACCAAACGGCTGAGTTTAGTGCGGCTAGTTTATTATCTGTTGGTGGCACGAGTTTTGAAAAGTATTCTTTGAATAGTTCAGGATACTCTTTCAATGCAGAATCTGTGTCGGTAAAGACGATGCCGAGTTTTTCGAATTCGTCTTTCATGTTGTGGTATACGACTTCTGATTCGTATTGGGCTGAAGCGCCGGCTAAATAAGCACGTTCGGCTTCTGGGATCCCGATTCGTTCAAAGGTTTCTTTGATTTTTTCTGGTACGTCATCCCAATCGCGAGCAGGTCGGTCACTTGGTTTTTGGTAGTATTTGATGGCATTGAAATCAATGTCAGATAAGTCTGGTCCCCAGTCTTGCATAGGCATTTTGTTGAATGCTTCCAGGGATTTCAAACGGAACTCCAACATCCATTCTGGTTCTTCTTTGATCCGTGACATTTCCCGAACGACTTCTTCAGTCAAGCCTTCTCCTGTACTAAAAACGGGTTCCACGTCGTCGTGGAAGCCAAATTTATATTCTTCTAATTCTGGTACGCCCATTTGCTCACTCCTTTTCCTTGTGCTCATGATGGACGGTTGCAGTACCGTCTTCTTCCATTGCTTTGCCTAGTGCTTTCCAGGCAAGCGTTGCGCATTTGATGCGCGCGGGGAATTTTGCGACACCACTTAACATGGCAGCGTCCCCTAGTGGTTCAAGATCTGCGACTTCTTTTCCTTGGACCAGCAGTAAAAAGTCGTCCGTCAATTGCTCTGCTTCTGCAATTGTTTTGCCGATGACAGCATCGGTCATCATTGAGGCACTGGCTGTACTGATAGAGCAACCACTGCCGTCAAAGGCGATATTATTGATTTTGCCGTCTTTGATCTCGACTTGTAATTCAATGACATCCCCACAGGTGGGGTTGTTCATTTCAATCTTATTCGTTGATTCCGTCAACGTGCCACGATGATGTGGATGTGATGAGTGGTCCAAGATCACGTGACGGTAAAGATTGTCTAATTTAGATAGTGCCATGTTGGAAAAACTCCTTTGTTGCGAGAATTGCTTGGACGAGACGATCGGCATCTGCTTTTGTGTTATAAACGTAAAAGCTGGCACGAGCTGTCGCAGCGACCCCTAGATACTTCAATAATGGTTGGGCACAATGATGACCGGCACGAACAGCGACGCCTTCCATATCAAGAGCAGTCGCTACATCATGGGGATGTAGGTTCTCTAAGTTGAAGGAAATCACACCTGTACGTTGGGTCGGGTCTTTTGGTCCATAGATCGTCAAGCCTTCGATTGCTTGGAGTTTTGGTAAGACATAACCAACAAGTTCTTCTTCATATTGATGAATGCCTGCTAAACCAATGGATTCAAGATAATCAATGGCTGCGCCGAGTGCGATCACACCGGCGATGTTTGGTGTGCCTGCTTCGAATTTCCATGGAAGTTCTTTCCATGTGCTGTCTTGTAGGCCAACAAAGTCGATCATTTCTCCACCGAATTCAACGGGTTCCATTTGTTCCAACCATTTCCGTTTTCCATATAATACACCTGTTCCGGTCGTTGCGCACATCTTATGTCCGCTAAAAGCAAAGAAATCACAGTCTAGTGATTGGACATCGATTTTGATGTGTGGAGCAGATTGTGCACCATCTACCACTAAAATACCACCTTTTTCATGAACGATCGTCGCCAATTCTTGGATCGGATTAATGACACCTAATACATTAGAGGCATGGGCGACCGACACGATTTTGGTTTTTTCTGAAATGATCGAAGTGGCATGTTCTAGATCAAGAAATCCTTCTTCGGTCAATTCGATGTATTTCAAAGTAGCACCTGTTCGTTTTGCCAACTGTTGCCAAGGGATGATGTTCGAATGATGCTCCATATAAGAGATCACGATCTCATCACCGGCTTTGACAAAGGCATCGCCATAGCTTTGCGCTACCCAATTCAAACTTGTGGTCGTTCCACGTGTGAAAATGATCTCGGCGGTCTCTTGGGCATTCAAAAAGCGACGAACTTTTTCTCTAGCAGCTTCGTAATCATGGGTTGCTCGTTCGGCTAACGTATGCACGCCTCGATGGACGTTGGCATTGTTTGCGGAATAATAATGTGTCATAGTCGCTAACACTTGTTTGGGTTTTTGCGTAGTCGCTGCATTGTCTAAATACACCAGGGGTTCGTCATTGACTTCCTGAAATAAGATCGGGAAATCTTGACGGATTTGTTCTGGAGAAATCATACATTTAACTTCCCTTCAATAACTGCCACTAGTTCTTTGCGCACCGCTTCTACTGGGATTGCAGTTAAGACAGACCCTAAGAAGCCACGAATGACTAAACGTTCTGCTTCTTCTTTTCGTAAACCTCGACTCATCAAATAATACATTTCTTCCGGATCGACACGTCCAACACTTGCGGCATGTCCTGCTGTAACTTCGTGTTCATCGATCAAGAGAATCGGATTGGCATCGCCTCGTGCTTTATCTGAAAGCATCAAGACACGACTTTCTTGTTGGGCATCGGCACCTTTGGCTTTTTTCAAGATGTGTCCAATACCGTTGAATGTCAACGTGCCACGTTC from Enterococcus mundtii includes the following:
- a CDS encoding ATP-dependent nuclease, with the protein product MIIEKVRVENFRLLKDFEIDLKEGLSLVVGKNNCGKTSVLTIMDNLLNCNNSVFKWEDFNLEFQESFRQKIFKYVKREDGIQDFGGIKMTIFINYNEKDSFLNIKNFMMDLEEDNNYVVLEFYYSCKEDKIQQLQNDLEMINISNTENDQIKFTKFMKKHSSEYFTMQRYSRGYNCSTKELTDEISEEIRMNEINKLIKFKHIKANRDATNKANDHSLSNLSAKYYKLKNDPDTLVVDEFQEVIMEMDDQLNRVYNGDNSKQGIFSDIIKSVNDFGGQSKETKITIQSSIGDKELLKENTTLYYEHSGKHLPESYNGLGYLNLIGMIFEIETIISELGNEDNGVSDINILFIEEPEAHTHPQLQYIFIKNIKKLIKTRCMEDKKIKLVLQTVLSTHSSHIVSECDFDDIRYLKLGSNGIESKNFEILKKKYEGDTQAFKFVKQYLTLSRSELFFADKAIFIEGDTERILLPFMMKKIDEVIHENGAKEDDEGVENNYLPLSSQNISIIEAGAYAHKFKHLIDFLGITVLIITDIDAAKKNKNNRLEGCSPCDATHTTNASLKDFFNLDDDPEQFNNLRSNDLSKKIFNNQYCVVYQTCENDYQANSFEDAFICTNLDFVIANKVNFEQGLKNCTKINNGNQDYYLIAKDCINKKSAFATEILYFDGVTDEIEWKVPEYIKEGLIWLKNR
- a CDS encoding cysteine desulfurase, which translates into the protein MISPEQIRQDFPILFQEVNDEPLVYLDNAATTQKPKQVLATMTHYYSANNANVHRGVHTLAERATHDYEAAREKVRRFLNAQETAEIIFTRGTTTSLNWVAQSYGDAFVKAGDEIVISYMEHHSNIIPWQQLAKRTGATLKYIELTEEGFLDLEHATSIISEKTKIVSVAHASNVLGVINPIQELATIVHEKGGILVVDGAQSAPHIKIDVQSLDCDFFAFSGHKMCATTGTGVLYGKRKWLEQMEPVEFGGEMIDFVGLQDSTWKELPWKFEAGTPNIAGVIALGAAIDYLESIGLAGIHQYEEELVGYVLPKLQAIEGLTIYGPKDPTQRTGVISFNLENLHPHDVATALDMEGVAVRAGHHCAQPLLKYLGVAATARASFYVYNTKADADRLVQAILATKEFFQHGTI
- a CDS encoding UvrD-helicase domain-containing protein, whose amino-acid sequence is MVEKSLEVEVESALNCIENKENFILTGGAGSGKTYSLISLIEQIGLIYPQKSMACITYTNNAVGEIRSRITNDKLWVSTIHEFIWNMICRFQKEIKETLVELINDSSDERKMFKKPREFDESDEIDVNYFKRNKIIYDEYYNLNSDKESKISHDHILVLAERMFKKYRKLSDILKDSFNYIFVDEYQDTSPLIKEILLTHVRKNSKKDFVVGFFGDSMQAIYDTGVGSIEDESVRRISKVQNRRNPQTVITLTNKLRTDEIEQVPSNDISAPNMKFGRVIEGTTKFVFGETLDTLEEMRHNTFFSNWDFKDGKTVKELWLTHKLNAEKAGFQNLYELYDSDLIFELITKINKKVNNGNIDPDFKTFEMIASEAQIPKGRGVLLLEVIRMHKVYSNLYSSLASRSWEQVVEIYIDKDSLLSYKYNGLTGQFEVGSKRDIILRKLDIVYELLELYHAKKYNSFLRTAKISIEKHDQKVLLNKKMNELSESAKRTIGDVILTADDFLPIRDEIFNNFINGKGHYQWNRIKNLPFEEYTNSIMYQKEFLPFGTQHSVKGSEYDNVLVVLDNGKWNKYDFRTLFNAGSTNESVKQRSAKLFYVCCTRAKRNLVVFMPTQNSDIISKAIELFGEDSVFDGDKLI
- the sufU gene encoding Fe-S cluster assembly sulfur transfer protein SufU — translated: MALSKLDNLYRHVILDHSSHPHHRGTLTESTNKIEMNNPTCGDVIELQVEIKDGKINNIAFDGSGCSISTASASMMTDAVIGKTIAEAEQLTDDFLLLVQGKEVADLEPLGDAAMLSGVAKFPARIKCATLAWKALGKAMEEDGTATVHHEHKEKE
- a CDS encoding reverse transcriptase domain-containing protein, whose translation is MCCHPNGELPQGSPVSPIISNIICHKMDQQINRFCRKYKCVYTRYAYDISISYHYLKIPHQIAKKSSDLVEIATALEQIINENGFEIQNMKNEITAYGIDNLLFEKDTILLYRENIVIF
- the sufB gene encoding Fe-S cluster assembly protein SufB yields the protein MGVPELEEYKFGFHDDVEPVFSTGEGLTEEVVREMSRIKEEPEWMLEFRLKSLEAFNKMPMQDWGPDLSDIDFNAIKYYQKPSDRPARDWDDVPEKIKETFERIGIPEAERAYLAGASAQYESEVVYHNMKDEFEKLGIVFTDTDSALKEYPELFKEYFSKLVPPTDNKLAALNSAVWSGGTFIYVPKGVKVDVPLQTYFRINAENTGQFERTLIIVDEGASIHYVEGCTAPTYSTNSLHAAIVEIFTRKDGYCRYTTIQNWSDNVYNLVTKRAKAYEGATVEWIDGNLGAKTTMKYPSVYLDGRGARGTMLSIAFAGANQIQDTGAKMIHNAPNTSSSIVSKSISKDGGEVNYRGQVTFGKDSAGSISHIECDTIIMDEWSKSDTIPFNEIHNSQVSLEHEAKVSKISEEQLYYLMSRGLTESEATEMIVMGFVEPFTKELPMEYAVELNRLISYEMEGSVG